In one window of Desulfuribacillus alkaliarsenatis DNA:
- a CDS encoding stalk domain-containing protein, whose protein sequence is MMKNIKRVVVISTAAMLALSSIAIADTSNNRATNQTNERPSVERPQILPQNQQNTNIREQLSIEQQYLTKMAEVRDMVAKIRNNDKKSEYIQNVQAVYDTRDSFESKIKRLNQVEREVRAILSSEQQPQREQIEPKQPNVAEERDVHRLYLAEMQKLRQMITSIGDPQIKTRLLREAQAIHNTRDSFENKITRIAELEELIYDLYSQEGENAVAFKQKFERAQALTNQLGREGALELRQQLAERQQLLQAQERLEQAEKQALRARAVQERLFIKGKTLKYDVPPVIREGRTLVPVRAITEGLGAEVQWDQELKKITITKDGKEIILFLDSAEVIVNGEAYQLEVPAQLTNNRTLVPLRFVSEILGESVDYEDQTGDIDIGLGDLDALDLLDEDEEETELDKLLEELEEELKEELEE, encoded by the coding sequence ATGATGAAAAACATTAAAAGAGTTGTTGTAATATCTACGGCTGCAATGTTAGCGCTTAGCAGTATTGCAATAGCAGATACTTCGAATAACCGAGCAACAAATCAAACAAATGAGAGACCTTCAGTAGAACGGCCTCAGATATTACCTCAAAATCAGCAAAATACAAATATCAGAGAGCAGTTGTCGATAGAGCAACAGTATCTTACTAAGATGGCAGAAGTTAGAGATATGGTGGCTAAAATTAGGAACAATGATAAAAAATCTGAGTACATCCAAAACGTACAAGCTGTTTACGATACACGGGATAGTTTTGAATCAAAAATAAAGCGCTTAAATCAAGTTGAGCGAGAGGTTAGGGCGATTTTGAGTAGCGAGCAACAACCGCAGCGCGAGCAGATTGAACCAAAACAGCCTAATGTAGCTGAGGAAAGAGATGTTCATCGTCTGTACCTAGCAGAAATGCAAAAACTCAGACAAATGATTACTAGCATCGGAGACCCGCAAATTAAAACGCGATTACTTAGAGAAGCGCAGGCAATTCATAATACAAGAGACTCCTTTGAGAATAAGATTACGAGAATCGCTGAGTTAGAAGAGCTGATTTACGATTTATACAGCCAAGAGGGTGAAAACGCGGTAGCATTCAAGCAGAAATTCGAGCGAGCTCAAGCTTTAACAAACCAGTTAGGTAGAGAAGGTGCGTTGGAATTACGCCAGCAGCTAGCTGAGAGACAGCAGCTGCTGCAAGCTCAGGAGCGTTTAGAGCAAGCTGAGAAACAGGCACTACGTGCGAGGGCAGTGCAAGAACGACTATTTATTAAAGGTAAAACGCTGAAGTATGATGTGCCGCCAGTAATTCGTGAAGGAAGAACATTGGTGCCTGTTAGGGCGATAACCGAAGGTCTTGGAGCAGAGGTACAGTGGGATCAAGAACTAAAGAAGATTACAATAACTAAAGACGGTAAAGAAATTATCCTATTTCTAGATAGCGCTGAAGTGATAGTAAACGGAGAGGCATATCAACTGGAAGTGCCAGCGCAGCTTACGAACAATAGAACCTTAGTTCCGCTTAGATTTGTTAGTGAGATATTAGGGGAAAGTGTCGATTATGAAGACCAAACAGGAGATATTGATATAGGTCTTGGGGACTTAGACGCCCTTGATTTATTAGATGAAGATGAAGAAGAGACTGAGCTTGATAAGCTGTTAGAAGAGCTTGAAGAAGAGCTTAAAGAAGAACTTGAAGAATAA
- a CDS encoding sensor histidine kinase, producing the protein MFGLYRKLLITYLLILAAIIAILSMLVFQFFKAELFERNQNMLLDAGQYINTLLVQYQRGDINEQDLIRSINTTGQIANARIIVIEGRDYLRNREYLKEQINLDDDELLQNLQEIYYGNTVVSHRQYSESLDSYVTGVGMPAKIGGEVIGAIILFTPVGKLDLTLEKVIDMIIITAMVAFAVGFILVFFVSKSISKPIIAVSNSAQELAAGKDTMDLQVSSNDEIGQLVNSFNEMKWQLQQTEKMRRELIAGVSHELRAPLAAIRGFVQGILDGVIDIKDQQKYLTITLQEINRLTRITNDLLELAKLESGNIRLNKKVVNIQRLTNDVIELLKDKIILKQLHLNINNNREMLMEIDDDRIRQVVRNILENAIRYTPEGGKIGVHVKEELFSINIIIEDTGIGIPESEQPYIFDTFYRVEKSRNQSHGGIGLGLAIAKNIVNLHNGEIQVESKLHNGTTMIVKLPKA; encoded by the coding sequence ATGTTTGGACTTTATAGGAAGCTACTAATCACATATCTATTAATACTAGCTGCTATAATAGCTATTTTATCGATGCTCGTATTTCAGTTTTTTAAAGCTGAGCTATTTGAGCGTAATCAAAATATGTTATTAGACGCAGGACAGTATATTAATACATTACTTGTTCAATATCAACGTGGTGACATAAATGAACAGGATTTAATTCGCTCAATTAACACAACTGGGCAAATTGCTAATGCTCGTATTATAGTAATTGAAGGCAGAGATTACTTGCGTAATCGTGAATATTTAAAAGAACAGATTAACCTTGATGATGATGAGCTGCTGCAAAACCTACAGGAAATCTACTATGGTAATACAGTTGTTAGCCATAGACAATATTCGGAAAGCCTCGATTCATATGTAACCGGAGTAGGGATGCCAGCAAAAATTGGTGGCGAAGTTATTGGAGCGATTATACTATTTACGCCAGTGGGTAAACTTGATCTTACTTTAGAAAAAGTCATAGATATGATTATAATAACTGCTATGGTTGCATTTGCGGTTGGCTTTATCTTGGTATTTTTCGTATCAAAGAGCATTTCAAAACCAATAATTGCAGTTAGTAATAGCGCACAGGAGCTAGCCGCTGGTAAGGACACGATGGATTTACAAGTCTCTAGTAACGATGAAATTGGTCAGCTTGTTAACTCGTTTAATGAAATGAAATGGCAATTGCAGCAGACGGAGAAAATGCGTCGTGAGCTAATAGCGGGAGTTTCCCATGAATTGAGGGCTCCATTAGCTGCTATTCGTGGATTTGTTCAAGGGATTTTAGATGGAGTAATAGATATAAAAGACCAGCAAAAATACTTAACTATCACGCTGCAAGAAATTAATAGGCTGACAAGGATTACAAATGACTTACTAGAGTTAGCGAAACTAGAGTCTGGCAATATTAGACTGAACAAAAAAGTAGTTAATATTCAGCGACTCACTAACGATGTAATAGAATTATTAAAAGACAAGATAATCCTTAAACAATTACATTTAAATATAAATAATAATAGAGAAATGCTAATGGAAATTGACGATGATCGTATTAGGCAGGTGGTTAGGAATATACTAGAGAATGCCATTAGATATACACCTGAAGGTGGAAAAATTGGAGTGCATGTGAAGGAAGAACTGTTTTCAATAAATATTATTATTGAAGATACGGGTATAGGAATTCCAGAGTCTGAACAACCATATATTTTTGATACATTCTATCGTGTAGAAAAATCTAGGAATCAAAGCCATGGGGGTATAGGTCTTGGGTTAGCTATTGCAAAAAATATCGTTAATTTACACAATGGCGAAATACAAGTTGAAAGCAAGTTGCATAATGGAACTACGATGATAGTGAAATTACCTAAAGCATAA